The genomic DNA GGCCACAACCGTCACCGAAGCCCGAATCGATAAAGGCGTCACCATTTGCGCGGCCGCCCCCTGAGTCATGCCTGCCCCTGCAGCTACTGAAGGATTGTTATTAGCATTCATACTCGAGGATAACAGCTTCATCAGTTCGTATTGCAAGGTGCTCAGTTCCTGTCTAGAAGAGGTGTAGATGAAGGCGTCAAACCAGGAGTTCCACGCCCCGACAGCAACAAACAATGCAATAGTGGCCAACACCGGCTTGCAGAGCGGGAAGATGATCTGCCAGAAAATTTTAAAATCACCGGCTCCATCGATCCTCGCCGACTCGACCAAGCTTTCGGAAATAGATCCGATATAGGTACGGATCACGATCATGTTAAACGCGCTGATCATCGAAGGGATCACGTACACCCAGAACGTATTGATCAAGTGCAGGTCCTTCATCAGGAAGTAGCCTGGAATCAGACCGGCGTTAAAGTACATCGTCAGGATAAAAATAAAGGTAATCGGCTTCCGGAACACATATTCCCGCCGGCTCAGCGTGTAAGCCAGCATCGTGGTCAGGAACAAATTCAACAAGGTCGAAAGCACCGTTCTGGCTACCGAAACCACAAATGCGTTATATATCGTTCCCGAAACGAAAACCGCCTTGTAGTTCTGCAAGGTGAATTCCCTTGGCCAAAGATATAATCCGCCACGGATCGTATCGCTCCCAGCATTAAGGGATACGACGATCGTGTTCAGAAATGGATACAAGGTGACGATAACCAAGATGATCATGAATATCGTGTTGAATGTATGGAAGACGATCGGCTCTATCCGTCCTCTTCTTATACGTCTATTGACTGCCGCAGCAGTTGCTGGTCCTGGGGTGGTTGAATAATTTGCCATAACTATAACA from Paenibacillus woosongensis includes the following:
- a CDS encoding carbohydrate ABC transporter permease; this translates as MANYSTTPGPATAAAVNRRIRRGRIEPIVFHTFNTIFMIILVIVTLYPFLNTIVVSLNAGSDTIRGGLYLWPREFTLQNYKAVFVSGTIYNAFVVSVARTVLSTLLNLFLTTMLAYTLSRREYVFRKPITFIFILTMYFNAGLIPGYFLMKDLHLINTFWVYVIPSMISAFNMIVIRTYIGSISESLVESARIDGAGDFKIFWQIIFPLCKPVLATIALFVAVGAWNSWFDAFIYTSSRQELSTLQYELMKLLSSSMNANNNPSVAAGAGMTQGAAAQMVTPLSIRASVTVVASVPILLVYPFMQKYFVVGLNVGSVKE